A region of Deinococcus rubellus DNA encodes the following proteins:
- a CDS encoding FtsX-like permease family protein, with amino-acid sequence MISLWLRGLRRERPLRLWGAATGIMLTVAFLALLLSFIASGNANMTRRAAASVPVDWQVLLGQNTTPAAAEQAIKAATAVKTLLPVEYADVASFTSRTGGTVQTTGAGKVLGLPDGYRAAFPSEIRPLIGSADGVVISQQTAANLHAAVGDIINVGRYGAASVPVTVAGVVDLPQADSLFQAVGAPKGLAPQAPPDNVLLLPQAQFDQLFAPQRLARPDTVKTELHVRLATVLPSDPGLAFALVGSLANNVEARLSGGAVVGDTLGVTLDGARENALYAQALFLFLGLPGAILAATLTLSVAGASAAQRQHEAALLRVRGASERLIVQLGAAEALTVGLVGTVLGLGLFVALSPLLTGGLSGGWLAYLLPVLAGLSLALLAVLLPTYRAVRSSTVAAQRQAVGRVGVPLWQRLYLDLILLVVAAAEFWRSAAGGYQLVLAPEGVTKASIQLEAFVAPLALWLGGTLLGLRLLGWLLGKGRLTGLLRPFGGNLSATVASALERQRPLLLRGAALVSLAGAFAVSTSIFNATYNDQARVDAVLTNGSDVTVTGNANNPAGPHLADLQKLPGVVKTQPLIHRFAYVGADLQDIYGIDAAHFTDVSRLADSYFKDITATQALDKLKSTPNAIFVSQETVNDYQLSLGDTLKLRLLNAKTHQYSVVPFSLAGVVREFPTAPKDSFLVANASYVAQMTGNPVAEVALLQISGNPQTVVSGAQQLLSGVPGIQVTDLAAVRGKIASGLTAVNLAGLSRIELAFAALLLAASTGLVLALGLSERRRTFTVLSALGAKASQLGAFLSGEALVVVGLGGTFGLVLGLGVAQTLIKLLQGVFDPPPEVLLLPWAYLTALLISAGLSTWLALRWARAASARRMTEVLRAS; translated from the coding sequence ATGATCAGTTTATGGTTGCGCGGCCTGCGGAGAGAACGGCCCCTGAGACTGTGGGGCGCAGCCACCGGCATCATGCTCACGGTGGCGTTTCTGGCGCTGCTGCTGAGCTTCATCGCGTCCGGCAACGCCAACATGACCCGCCGCGCCGCCGCCTCGGTGCCGGTCGACTGGCAGGTCCTGCTGGGCCAGAACACCACGCCCGCCGCCGCCGAGCAGGCCATCAAAGCCGCCACCGCCGTCAAGACTTTGCTGCCCGTGGAGTACGCCGACGTGGCCAGCTTCACCTCACGCACCGGCGGCACGGTGCAAACGACGGGCGCAGGCAAGGTGCTGGGCCTTCCAGACGGTTACCGCGCGGCCTTTCCTTCCGAGATTCGCCCGCTGATCGGATCAGCAGACGGCGTGGTGATCTCGCAGCAGACGGCGGCCAACCTGCACGCGGCGGTGGGCGACATTATCAACGTGGGGCGATACGGAGCTGCCAGTGTGCCGGTGACGGTGGCGGGTGTGGTGGATTTACCGCAGGCCGATTCGCTGTTTCAGGCGGTGGGCGCACCCAAGGGCCTTGCGCCGCAGGCTCCGCCGGATAACGTGCTGCTGCTGCCTCAGGCTCAATTTGACCAACTCTTTGCGCCGCAGCGTCTGGCGCGGCCCGACACGGTCAAGACCGAGCTTCACGTCCGGCTGGCGACCGTCTTGCCCAGCGATCCGGGCCTGGCCTTCGCGCTGGTCGGCTCACTCGCCAACAACGTGGAGGCGCGGCTGTCCGGCGGCGCGGTGGTCGGCGACACGCTGGGCGTCACCCTGGACGGAGCGCGTGAAAATGCCCTCTACGCCCAGGCGCTGTTCTTGTTTCTGGGGCTGCCCGGCGCGATCCTGGCCGCGACCTTGACCCTCAGTGTGGCGGGCGCGAGCGCAGCGCAGCGGCAACATGAAGCGGCCCTCCTTCGGGTACGCGGCGCATCTGAGCGCCTGATCGTGCAGCTCGGCGCGGCGGAAGCGCTGACAGTGGGCTTGGTGGGCACAGTCTTGGGACTGGGATTGTTTGTGGCCCTCTCGCCGCTGCTCACCGGCGGGTTGTCAGGTGGTTGGCTGGCGTACCTGCTGCCGGTGCTGGCAGGATTGTCGCTGGCGCTCTTGGCAGTGCTGCTGCCGACTTACCGCGCGGTGCGCTCGTCCACCGTGGCGGCCCAACGGCAGGCGGTGGGTCGGGTTGGCGTTCCGTTGTGGCAGCGCCTGTATCTTGACTTGATCTTGCTGGTCGTCGCCGCCGCCGAGTTCTGGCGCAGCGCGGCGGGCGGTTATCAACTGGTGCTGGCTCCCGAGGGCGTCACCAAGGCCAGCATTCAACTCGAAGCCTTCGTGGCTCCGCTGGCCCTGTGGCTGGGCGGAACCTTACTGGGCTTGCGCCTGCTGGGTTGGCTGCTGGGAAAAGGCCGCCTGACGGGTCTGCTGCGGCCATTCGGCGGCAATCTCTCGGCCACCGTCGCCTCAGCACTGGAACGTCAGCGGCCCCTGCTGCTACGTGGCGCAGCGCTGGTGTCGCTGGCAGGCGCGTTCGCAGTCTCCACATCCATCTTCAACGCCACCTACAACGATCAAGCGCGGGTGGACGCGGTGCTGACCAACGGATCGGACGTGACCGTGACGGGCAACGCCAACAACCCTGCAGGGCCACATCTGGCCGACTTGCAAAAACTGCCGGGCGTGGTCAAGACCCAGCCGCTGATTCACCGTTTCGCTTACGTGGGCGCGGACTTGCAGGACATCTACGGCATTGATGCGGCCCACTTCACCGATGTCAGTCGCCTCGCTGACAGCTATTTCAAGGACATCACGGCCACGCAGGCGCTGGACAAGCTCAAGTCCACCCCGAACGCCATTTTCGTCTCGCAGGAAACGGTCAACGACTATCAGCTCTCGCTGGGCGACACCCTCAAGCTGCGCCTGCTGAATGCCAAAACGCATCAATACAGCGTGGTGCCGTTCAGTTTGGCGGGCGTGGTGCGTGAGTTTCCCACCGCCCCCAAGGATTCGTTTCTGGTCGCCAATGCCAGCTACGTGGCGCAGATGACCGGCAATCCGGTGGCGGAAGTCGCCTTACTTCAAATCAGTGGCAATCCGCAAACGGTGGTCAGTGGAGCACAGCAACTGCTCAGCGGCGTGCCCGGCATTCAGGTCACTGATCTGGCGGCGGTGCGCGGCAAGATCGCCTCAGGTCTGACGGCTGTGAATCTGGCGGGCCTGTCGAGAATAGAACTGGCCTTCGCGGCCCTCCTGCTGGCCGCCTCTACCGGCCTGGTACTGGCACTGGGCCTCAGTGAGCGGCGGCGCACCTTCACCGTGCTGAGTGCCCTCGGCGCGAAGGCGTCGCAGCTCGGCGCGTTTTTGTCGGGTGAAGCGCTGGTCGTCGTCGGCCTGGGTGGGACGTTCGGGCTGGTGCTGGGACTCGGCGTGGCGCAAACGTTGATCAAGCTGCTTCAGGGCGTCTTCGATCCGCCGCCGGAAGTCTTACTGCTCCCCTGGGCGTACCTCACGGCACTGCTGATCTCGGCGGGCCTGAGTACCTGGCTGGCACTGCGCTGGGCACGGGCGGCCTCGGCGCGGCGGATGACGGAAGTGCTGCGGGCGTCGTGA
- a CDS encoding IS630 family transposase (programmed frameshift), translating to MNTAGVRGYSLELRTRIVALVLGGASPNEAAKHFSVHVDTVKSYLERHRQNTLHVVARPTGRHRTVTTHHEQQLLAQLETHQDATLQEHADLLEAATGLRVSFKTVDRVFRRHKITHKKTLVARERCEERRKQFLNDLAPYLQRPERLVFLDESGFHIAMTRRYGRAPSHERAVDQVPRNHGRNQTLICALSLAGPQAAIVIDGALDGATFEWYVRDILCPTLQKGQVVVLDNLSSHHRASIRTLIEAQGCEMLFTSPYSPDFNPIELMFSKMKALVRGGAWRVVQDLLNAIGNALDAVKRLEIEHWFKHAHPQILL from the exons GTGAATACAGCCGGGGTACGTGGGTACAGCTTGGAGCTTCGGACTCGGATTGTCGCGCTGGTCCTGGGCGGCGCTTCGCCGAACGAAGCGGCAAAGCACTTTTCTGTGCATGTCGACACGGTCAAAAGCTATCTGGAGCGGCATCGCCAGAACACTCTGCACGTCGTGGCTCGGCCGACGGGTCGTCACCGCACGGTGACGACCCACCATGAGCAACAGCTCTTAGCGCAGCTTGAAACACACCAAGACGCGACCCTGCAAGAGCACGCGGACCTGCTGGAAGCCGCCACCGGGCTGAGGGTCAGTTTCAAAACAGTCGACCGGGTGTTTCGCCGTCACAAGATCACCCAT AAAAAAACGCTGGTCGCCAGAGAACGCTGTGAGGAACGACGTAAGCAGTTCCTCAATGACCTTGCACCCTATCTCCAACGTCCTGAGCGTCTGGTGTTTCTCGACGAGAGCGGCTTTCACATCGCGATGACGCGGAGGTATGGGCGTGCCCCCAGCCATGAGCGTGCCGTTGATCAAGTGCCGAGAAATCATGGGCGAAATCAAACCTTGATCTGCGCACTGAGCTTGGCCGGGCCGCAAGCCGCCATCGTGATCGATGGCGCTTTGGATGGGGCAACGTTCGAGTGGTACGTCAGAGACATCCTCTGCCCCACACTTCAAAAGGGACAGGTCGTGGTGCTGGACAACCTCTCCTCGCACCACCGAGCGTCCATTCGGACGCTCATCGAAGCCCAGGGCTGCGAGATGCTGTTCACCTCACCGTACAGTCCAGATTTCAACCCGATTGAGCTGATGTTCTCCAAAATGAAAGCCCTGGTGCGCGGTGGTGCCTGGCGGGTCGTCCAAGATCTTCTCAACGCCATTGGCAACGCCCTGGACGCCGTGAAGCGGTTAGAGATCGAACACTGGTTTAAACACGCCCATCCCCAGATTCTATTGTGA
- a CDS encoding alkaline phosphatase family protein, which yields MKLTRAVMLGAGLSLGLVGAALAQTSAAQPPAAQSPSYQHVLLISVDGLHQQDLSRYVQTHLTSSLAQLSAHGLTFTAAHSPAPADSFPGLLALVTGGTPKSTGVYYDDSYDRTLAAPGSDCQTPGTELVYDESIDRNPDALGSGGGIDPAKLPRDPAHNCSPVYPHSALRVNTIFEVARAAGLNTAWADKHPAYDLVNGPSGTGVDDLYTPEINAGGVTDSEGQTAAYDALKVKAVLNELGGLSSTGKAASVPAILGMNFQALSVAQKTKGYLDAAATPTPDVAAALDFVDTSLGQMEASLKAHHLAGSTLIVVTAKHGQSPIDPALRRIVDSKALASAIAAATKPGTLAQLTTDTVGLVWLKGGNAQAVADALNTQKDTLGIDHVLVGQALQAMFGDPAKDPRVPDLIVVPRLGVIYTKPSATKTAEHGGFSEDDTHVALLVSAPNLSQATISTPVSTTQVAPTVLQALGLSPQALQAVVQEHTAALPLK from the coding sequence GTGAAACTTACCAGAGCAGTGATGCTGGGCGCGGGCCTGTCCCTCGGCCTGGTCGGCGCGGCGTTGGCCCAGACTTCAGCGGCACAACCTCCAGCGGCACAGTCCCCCTCTTACCAGCATGTCCTGCTGATCAGCGTCGATGGCCTGCACCAGCAGGATTTGAGCCGCTACGTGCAGACCCACCTGACCTCCAGCCTGGCGCAGCTCTCGGCGCACGGGCTGACGTTCACGGCGGCGCACTCTCCTGCCCCTGCCGACTCGTTTCCCGGCTTGCTGGCGCTCGTCACGGGCGGCACACCCAAAAGCACCGGCGTCTACTACGACGACAGCTATGACCGCACTCTGGCCGCGCCCGGCAGCGATTGCCAGACGCCCGGCACCGAGTTGGTCTACGACGAGAGCATCGACCGCAACCCCGACGCGCTCGGCAGCGGCGGCGGGATTGACCCGGCCAAGCTGCCGCGCGATCCGGCCCACAACTGCTCACCGGTCTACCCACACAGCGCCCTGCGCGTCAACACCATCTTCGAGGTGGCGCGCGCAGCGGGCCTGAATACCGCCTGGGCCGACAAGCACCCGGCCTACGATCTGGTCAACGGCCCCAGCGGCACAGGGGTGGACGACCTCTACACGCCAGAAATCAATGCGGGCGGCGTGACCGACAGCGAAGGCCAGACTGCCGCCTACGACGCCCTCAAGGTCAAGGCCGTGCTGAACGAGCTGGGCGGCCTGAGCAGCACCGGTAAGGCCGCCAGTGTGCCCGCCATACTGGGTATGAACTTTCAGGCGCTCAGCGTGGCCCAGAAGACCAAAGGCTACCTCGACGCGGCGGCCACCCCGACCCCCGATGTGGCAGCGGCGCTGGATTTCGTGGACACCTCGCTGGGCCAGATGGAAGCGTCCCTTAAAGCGCACCATCTGGCCGGTAGCACCCTGATCGTGGTGACGGCCAAACATGGGCAGTCCCCGATTGATCCGGCATTGCGGCGGATCGTGGACAGCAAAGCACTGGCCTCGGCCATTGCGGCGGCGACCAAACCAGGGACGCTGGCGCAGCTCACCACCGATACGGTGGGTCTGGTGTGGCTCAAGGGCGGCAACGCTCAGGCAGTGGCCGACGCCCTCAATACCCAGAAAGACACCCTGGGCATTGACCACGTGCTGGTCGGCCAGGCGCTCCAGGCGATGTTCGGCGATCCGGCCAAGGACCCGCGCGTGCCAGATCTGATCGTCGTTCCGCGCCTGGGCGTGATCTACACCAAGCCCTCGGCCACCAAAACCGCTGAGCACGGCGGCTTCTCCGAGGACGACACCCACGTGGCACTGCTCGTCAGTGCGCCCAACCTGAGCCAGGCCACCATCAGCACGCCGGTCAGCACCACCCAGGTGGCCCCCACAGTCTTGCAGGCCCTTGGCCTCAGTCCACAAGCCCTCCAGGCCGTGGTGCAGGAACATACCGCTGCCTTGCCGCTCAAATAA
- a CDS encoding aldo/keto reductase, with protein MSARLGLGLAALGRPGYINLGHAEDLGPENGVADLRARSHVLLDAAWDAGLRWFDAARSYGLAEQFLGEWLARHPERRQQLIVSSKWGYTYVADWRSDAEQHEVKDHSPGTFERQWPETLAALGSPPDLYLIHSVTPDSPALGDAALLARLDVLAERGVTVGLSVSGSRQADTIRAALALGWPFAAVQATWNVLEPSAGETLAEAKAAGWQVIVKEALANGRLTARGDVPGLNALSAESEVAPDALALAAALVQPWADVILSGASTRAQLESNLGAAHLVGADLTGLAGLAESPEHYWHTRAGLAWN; from the coding sequence GTGAGTGCTCGCCTGGGCCTGGGGCTGGCGGCGCTGGGGCGGCCCGGCTACATCAACCTGGGCCACGCCGAAGACCTGGGGCCAGAAAACGGTGTGGCCGATCTGCGTGCCCGCAGCCATGTCCTGCTTGACGCTGCCTGGGACGCCGGGCTGCGCTGGTTTGATGCGGCCCGCTCGTACGGCCTGGCCGAGCAGTTTCTGGGCGAATGGCTGGCCCGCCACCCCGAGCGCCGCCAGCAACTGATTGTCAGTTCCAAATGGGGCTATACCTATGTGGCCGACTGGCGCAGCGACGCCGAGCAGCACGAGGTCAAGGACCACTCGCCTGGCACCTTCGAGCGGCAATGGCCCGAGACGCTGGCGGCGCTGGGCAGCCCGCCGGATCTCTACCTGATTCACAGCGTCACGCCGGACAGCCCGGCCCTCGGCGACGCGGCATTGCTGGCCCGGCTGGACGTGCTGGCCGAACGCGGCGTGACGGTGGGGTTGTCGGTCAGCGGTTCCCGGCAGGCCGACACCATTCGCGCCGCGCTGGCGCTGGGCTGGCCTTTCGCAGCAGTGCAGGCCACCTGGAACGTGCTGGAACCCTCCGCCGGGGAAACGTTGGCCGAGGCCAAAGCCGCCGGGTGGCAGGTCATCGTCAAGGAAGCGCTGGCCAATGGGCGGCTGACCGCGCGCGGCGATGTTCCTGGCTTGAATGCCCTGAGTGCCGAATCCGAGGTCGCCCCCGACGCGCTGGCGCTGGCCGCTGCCCTGGTTCAGCCCTGGGCCGACGTGATACTCAGCGGTGCGAGCACCCGCGCCCAGCTGGAGAGCAACCTGGGAGCGGCCCATCTGGTGGGTGCTGATCTGACCGGGCTGGCTGGGCTGGCCGAATCGCCCGAACACTACTGGCATACCCGCGCCGGGCTGGCCTGGAATTGA
- a CDS encoding RidA family protein, whose protein sequence is MRRNIGGTSPWEARVGYSRAVRVGQHVSVAGTTATVGGEVVHVGDPAGQTRVILEIIRAALAEAGASLDDVVRTRLYVTDIAHWEEVGQVHAEVFGQIRPAATLVQVAALIDPRHLIEIEADAIVASAVERR, encoded by the coding sequence ATGAGACGCAACATCGGTGGCACTTCACCCTGGGAAGCGCGGGTGGGCTACTCGCGGGCCGTGCGGGTGGGCCAGCACGTCAGTGTGGCCGGAACCACCGCGACGGTGGGCGGCGAAGTCGTTCATGTGGGCGATCCGGCAGGTCAGACCCGCGTGATTCTGGAGATTATTCGGGCCGCGCTGGCGGAAGCTGGGGCCAGCCTCGACGACGTGGTGCGCACCCGCCTGTATGTCACCGATATTGCCCACTGGGAGGAGGTTGGTCAGGTTCACGCCGAGGTCTTCGGGCAGATCCGCCCCGCCGCGACGCTAGTGCAGGTGGCGGCTTTGATCGATCCCCGCCACCTGATCGAGATTGAGGCCGACGCCATCGTGGCGAGCGCTGTGGAGCGCAGGTGA
- a CDS encoding DUF72 domain-containing protein gives MKVYIGTGGYTNDDWIGEDLLYPPGTKQTEFLSLYAQHFDAVELNSSFYGIPGLKAFEGMVRKSAGRTRFAVKLNKVFTHERNPQDSDFDRMLQSPQPLREAGMMGPYLAQFPYSFHRTPGNRTYLRELAERFAGHELAVEFRNQGWDRPEVRDGLREFGLIWVSPDYPPVAGVPEPALHITAPVAYLRLHGRNSGNWWSGESAAERHDYRYHQAEMDEWADKIAFVDGEVDEVYVFFENTTKGHALKNIPMLRQALNARGVPVSAPQPSSQPLSGDLL, from the coding sequence ATGAAGGTGTATATCGGCACCGGCGGCTACACCAACGACGACTGGATCGGTGAGGACCTGCTGTACCCACCCGGCACCAAACAGACGGAGTTTCTGAGCCTGTACGCCCAGCATTTCGATGCTGTGGAACTCAACAGCAGTTTCTACGGCATTCCCGGCCTCAAAGCCTTCGAGGGCATGGTACGCAAATCGGCGGGGCGTACCCGCTTCGCCGTCAAGCTCAACAAGGTGTTTACCCACGAGCGCAACCCCCAGGACAGCGACTTCGACCGGATGCTGCAAAGCCCCCAGCCGCTGCGCGAGGCCGGGATGATGGGGCCGTATCTGGCGCAGTTTCCATACAGCTTTCACCGCACGCCGGGCAACCGCACCTACCTGCGCGAGCTGGCCGAGCGCTTCGCCGGGCACGAGCTGGCTGTGGAGTTTCGCAATCAGGGCTGGGACAGGCCCGAGGTGCGAGACGGCCTGCGGGAGTTCGGCCTGATCTGGGTCAGTCCTGATTACCCGCCGGTCGCAGGCGTTCCGGAGCCGGCCCTGCACATCACGGCTCCGGTGGCTTACCTGCGGCTGCATGGGCGCAACAGCGGCAACTGGTGGAGCGGGGAGAGCGCCGCCGAGCGCCACGACTACCGCTATCACCAGGCCGAGATGGACGAGTGGGCCGACAAGATTGCCTTCGTGGACGGCGAGGTGGACGAGGTCTACGTGTTTTTTGAGAACACCACCAAGGGGCACGCCCTCAAAAATATTCCAATGTTGCGTCAGGCCCTCAACGCACGCGGCGTTCCGGTCAGTGCGCCGCAGCCAAGTTCACAGCCGCTCTCGGGCGACCTGCTTTAA
- a CDS encoding ExbD/TolR family protein codes for MRRRFQEEQPLTFDFAPMVDIVLLLLIFFFLTSNLNARQNALPLDLPRASQTVQQTPDLPVVSLEKSGKLYLNGKETTLTKLGAQLKPLLRVSGGVVGLRADEKGNYGGVVQVMDVIKKAGGERLALGTRSGSK; via the coding sequence GTGAGACGCCGATTTCAGGAAGAGCAGCCGCTCACCTTCGACTTCGCGCCGATGGTGGACATCGTGCTGCTGCTGCTGATCTTCTTCTTCTTGACCAGCAACCTCAACGCCCGCCAGAACGCCCTGCCGCTCGATCTGCCGCGCGCTTCCCAGACAGTGCAGCAGACCCCCGATTTGCCAGTGGTCAGCCTGGAGAAATCCGGCAAGCTTTATCTCAACGGCAAGGAAACCACCCTGACCAAGCTGGGCGCGCAACTGAAACCCCTGCTGCGGGTCTCGGGCGGCGTGGTGGGTCTGCGCGCCGACGAGAAGGGCAATTACGGCGGCGTGGTGCAGGTGATGGACGTCATCAAGAAAGCGGGCGGCGAGCGATTGGCGCTGGGCACCCGTAGCGGGAGCAAGTAA
- a CDS encoding MotA/TolQ/ExbB proton channel family protein, with protein MNVLSLVQAAGPLLWVLLALSLYTVYLIVLRLLELSRLGQDSSALIERTRATTAESGPAAALAEIDYSGLQTPTANVLRAGLARADRGIDAAQAAMNGAILQEDARLYAGISALGTVAQIAPLIGLLGTVIGMVRSFIVFSQTTSPTPAQLATGISEALVNTAGGLIVAIVAYVARNALRARADRIAAGAERVREELPAWLSVPIVMAQGHAAPVRSVQSQASQIAPLEFTFEGNAKP; from the coding sequence GTGAATGTTCTCTCGCTGGTTCAGGCCGCCGGGCCACTGCTGTGGGTGCTGCTGGCCTTATCCCTCTACACCGTCTACCTGATCGTGCTGCGACTGCTCGAACTCTCGCGGCTGGGGCAGGACTCCTCGGCGCTGATTGAGCGCACGCGCGCCACCACTGCCGAATCGGGACCGGCGGCAGCACTCGCCGAGATCGATTATTCGGGCCTCCAGACGCCCACCGCCAACGTGCTGCGGGCGGGCTTGGCACGGGCAGACCGGGGCATCGACGCCGCTCAGGCCGCTATGAACGGCGCGATCTTGCAGGAAGATGCCCGGCTCTACGCCGGAATCAGCGCGCTCGGCACCGTGGCCCAGATCGCGCCGCTGATTGGGCTGCTCGGCACCGTCATCGGCATGGTCCGGTCATTTATCGTCTTCTCGCAGACCACCTCGCCCACGCCCGCGCAACTCGCCACCGGCATCAGCGAGGCGCTGGTCAACACGGCAGGTGGCCTGATTGTGGCGATCGTCGCCTATGTGGCCCGCAACGCCCTGCGCGCCCGCGCGGACCGCATTGCGGCAGGGGCCGAGCGGGTGCGCGAGGAACTGCCCGCCTGGCTGAGCGTGCCGATTGTGATGGCCCAGGGGCACGCCGCGCCGGTCCGGTCCGTTCAGAGCCAGGCGTCCCAGATTGCCCCGCTGGAATTCACCTTCGAGGGCAACGCCAAACCGTGA
- the sufC gene encoding Fe-S cluster assembly ATPase SufC yields the protein MTQPSTTPSSPHQIEIRNLHASVGDLPILKGINLIIPRGELHAVMGPNGNGKSTLAKVIVGDPEYTVTEGEVLVDGVSILEMEPDERARLGVFLAFQYPVEIPGVTIANFLRLAMQARKAEGEEVSFTEFYGKLLAALKTLEWDESIVERYLNAGFSGGEKKRNEILQMLMLDPTYIIMDETDSGLDVDALKIVARGVNSMRGPGLGGLIITHYQRLLDYIVPDKVHIIVDGKVVQSGGPELAKKLDVEGYDWVKELATA from the coding sequence ATGACCCAGCCCAGCACGACCCCTTCCAGCCCCCACCAGATCGAAATTCGCAACCTCCACGCCAGCGTCGGCGATCTGCCGATTCTCAAGGGCATCAACCTGATTATCCCGCGCGGCGAGCTGCACGCCGTGATGGGGCCGAACGGCAACGGCAAGAGCACCCTGGCCAAGGTCATCGTGGGCGACCCGGAGTACACCGTGACTGAGGGCGAGGTGCTGGTGGACGGCGTGAGTATTCTGGAGATGGAGCCCGACGAGCGCGCCCGACTGGGCGTCTTCCTGGCCTTCCAGTACCCCGTCGAGATTCCCGGCGTGACCATCGCCAACTTCCTGCGCCTCGCCATGCAGGCGCGCAAGGCCGAGGGCGAGGAAGTCAGCTTCACCGAATTTTACGGCAAGCTGCTGGCCGCCCTCAAGACCCTGGAATGGGACGAGAGCATCGTCGAGCGCTACCTCAACGCGGGCTTTTCCGGCGGCGAGAAGAAGCGCAACGAGATCTTGCAGATGCTGATGCTCGACCCCACCTACATCATCATGGACGAGACCGACTCGGGCCTTGACGTGGACGCGCTCAAGATCGTCGCCAGGGGCGTGAACAGCATGCGCGGCCCCGGCCTCGGCGGCTTGATCATCACCCACTACCAGCGCCTGCTCGATTACATCGTGCCGGACAAAGTTCACATCATCGTGGACGGCAAAGTCGTGCAGTCGGGCGGCCCCGAACTCGCCAAGAAGCTCGACGTCGAGGGCTACGACTGGGTGAAGGAACTGGCGACGGCGTAA
- the sufB gene encoding Fe-S cluster assembly protein SufB, translated as MTINPEVNDINTDYEYGWSNPEKYAFKAPRGLSREVVEMISKAKDEPQWMLDFRLKALDIFYSKPMPTWGADLSGLNLDEIYYYIKPEGMNARSWDDVPDDVKKTFERLGIPEAERAMLAGVGAQYESEMVYHNLKEEWEKLGVVFLSIEDGLRQYPDLFREHFATIIPPEDNKFAAVNSAVWSGGSFVYVPKGVKVDIPLQTYFRINAESSGQFERTLIIIDEGAQAHYIEGCTAPAYNSDSFHSGVIEIVVKEGARFRYSTIQNWSHNVYNLVTQRAAVYGNGVMEWVDGNLGSKVTMKYPACYLLEDGARGEILSIAMAGRGQHQDAGGKIVHFAPNTSGSIVSKSISKDSGRSSYRGLVKIYEGARNAKTNVECDALLLDEEARTDTYPYIEIEEKTARVGHEATVSKINDEQILYLQSRGLSKDQAAGLIVRGFIEPIAKELPLEYAVELNRLIELEMEGSVG; from the coding sequence ATGACCATCAATCCCGAAGTCAACGACATCAACACCGACTACGAGTACGGCTGGAGCAACCCCGAGAAGTACGCCTTCAAGGCTCCCAGGGGCCTGTCACGCGAAGTCGTCGAGATGATCAGCAAGGCCAAGGACGAGCCGCAGTGGATGCTCGACTTCCGCCTCAAGGCGCTGGATATTTTCTACAGCAAGCCGATGCCCACCTGGGGCGCAGATTTGAGCGGCCTCAACCTCGACGAGATCTACTACTACATCAAGCCCGAGGGCATGAACGCCCGGAGCTGGGACGATGTGCCTGACGACGTGAAGAAGACCTTTGAGCGCCTGGGCATCCCCGAAGCCGAGCGGGCGATGCTGGCCGGTGTGGGCGCGCAGTACGAGTCCGAGATGGTCTACCACAACCTCAAAGAGGAGTGGGAGAAGCTGGGCGTGGTGTTCCTCAGCATCGAGGATGGCCTGCGGCAGTACCCCGACCTCTTCCGCGAGCATTTCGCCACCATCATTCCGCCGGAGGACAATAAGTTCGCCGCCGTGAACAGCGCGGTGTGGTCGGGCGGGTCGTTCGTCTACGTGCCCAAGGGCGTGAAGGTGGACATCCCACTCCAGACCTACTTCCGCATCAACGCCGAGAGTTCGGGCCAGTTCGAGCGCACCCTGATCATCATCGACGAGGGCGCGCAGGCGCACTACATCGAGGGCTGCACCGCCCCGGCCTACAACTCCGACAGCTTCCACTCCGGCGTCATCGAGATCGTGGTCAAGGAAGGCGCACGCTTCCGCTACTCCACCATCCAGAACTGGAGCCACAACGTCTACAACCTCGTCACGCAGCGGGCTGCCGTCTACGGCAACGGCGTGATGGAATGGGTGGACGGCAACCTGGGCAGCAAGGTCACCATGAAGTACCCGGCCTGCTACCTGCTCGAAGACGGCGCACGCGGCGAGATTCTGAGCATCGCCATGGCCGGACGCGGGCAGCACCAGGACGCGGGCGGCAAGATCGTTCACTTTGCGCCCAACACCAGCGGCTCGATTGTCAGCAAGTCGATCAGCAAAGACTCGGGCCGCAGCAGCTACCGGGGCCTGGTCAAGATTTACGAGGGTGCCCGCAACGCCAAGACCAACGTGGAGTGCGACGCCCTCCTGCTCGACGAGGAAGCCCGCACCGACACCTACCCCTACATCGAGATCGAGGAAAAGACCGCCCGCGTGGGCCACGAGGCCACCGTCAGCAAGATCAACGACGAGCAGATTCTGTACTTGCAGAGCCGTGGGCTGAGCAAGGATCAGGCTGCTGGGCTGATCGTGCGCGGTTTTATCGAGCCGATTGCCAAGGAACTGCCGCTTGAGTACGCCGTCGAGCTGAACCGGCTGATCGAGCTGGAAATGGAAGGCAGCGTCGGCTGA